The sequence tttattatttattattattattttttataaatatatggaATTATATGAGTTATTGACCTAAAAATTGGACTTACTGTAACAGCCCACATGGACGGTGGAGATTGTGTTCACAGACGCGTTCTCGGCTTAAAGTGAACAGTTGGAGGCAGCAACGGCGGTAAAGGTAGGGTTTTAGGCGAGGCTGGGGACGGGAAGGGCTCCAAGGTGCCTGAAGAGCGATCATGGGCGATGAAGAAGGCCAAGGTGCTCACACACTACAGGTTCGTCATCCTCATCATCGTCATCGGCATGCAGTCCGAGCCCAAACCCCAACTCTACTAGCTCCTCAGCCCCGTCTGACCGGTACGCGCTTCTTCATCTGGAAGTCGCAATGCTTGATTTCATGATTTTGCTATTGTTTGTAATGGTCGGTCTGCTTCTTTTCTCTTTGACGGTATATAAGTGCATTTAGCGTACCTTATTAGCTTAATCGTTTGTTCTTGTTCATCTGAAGATGCAGAAAAGATCATGATAATACGTTTTCATTCAGTACCATTGATGTGTAGATCACAATAGCTGTTAAATCTTGAGCTAGGTTTCCAAATTTGCCTTGTGAGGTGGAAAATAAAGCTTGATTTCTTATCACATTGGTCGAGGAGTTGCAATGTCTAATTAAGAGTCGATGCCTAACATAGTGACCCTTTGACTCCTCTCTTAAAGATATCTTTTGGAGTCCATCCCAAAAGAGTAAAATCTTACAGCCCATCCCAGAGTGGACATTTTTCTCAGCCTTACTCCCCAACTAAGCCCTATGATAATATCAGACCACATTTAGTCTAACATTGGTTGGGTAATTAGAGTCAAGGCCTAATTAAGATCCAAAAGCGACTTCTTTCCTACCCTATAGTCTTTTGGGTCCATTCCAAAGGTGTAAAATCATGTAAGGTTCAACCCAGAGCAATTCCTCGTGGTTCCGAGAGCTCACACTAGTTATGGCTAATGTGGAATTTATTGTTGGATGAATTATATGATATTAGTATGCACATCTCTCTCCTTTATAATTGATTGATGCTATGGATTGTTTCCAAATGATTAATAGGTTTCATTCTGAGTTGACTTTTAAGCCTTCTAAGTGTTTGATAACAAGTTATACATGCTGGCAATCATATGTATTCTTTATGAATCCCATGTCTATTTGTCTGCCAACAATTTGTCACTGAAGGTTACATTTGTCTTCTGGTGATATTGTGGACCTGTTTGGGTTTATGAAGACTCAGATAAAGGTAATCTCTTTATTTGTATTGTTATTATTGAATTTGGATCATTCTTCTAGTGAAGACATGAGACCTAGCATTAGTTATCAGTGACTTGGCAATCAACAaattagcctttttatgatacttACTCTGGTAAGACGGTTAGCACCATTAATTATGAACTCATCCTCATCATGGAAAATATACAGTTCTTATTATTGGATATGATATGAGCAAACATGTATTATAGGTTGATATTGGTGTCTGCCCTAAGCTTCTTTCCTCGTCAAATGAAAACAATATGCACCTGCTAATCACCATGATACATGAATGTCCTTGAGCTGGTCCAGATTAAATCTAAGTTTGATGGAGCATAACTATACTATTATTTTGAGAGTGTGCTAATATTATGTGCTTTAGTGAATATATGGTTCATCTTGTAACTATATTGTTAGAAAtatatgcttcttttgccaattaaAAACTCAAAAATAGATGCTCATGTAAACTCATAAGTAGAGTCAGATACTTAAATTCTCTTCCTTTTTCAGTTGGATAAATTGACCTTCTCACTATTGTTAGTAATCACCAAAGCCAATGTTGGTGTAACAAATCCACCAGAGTTTTTTTGTCAATTCAGTTTATTGCTAGTGATGACATACTGAATCATAGTCTAGCATCCTTTGaggtttctttttttctctatggATTTTGACTTTAAACAAATTTCTCAAAAGAAATTTTTGGGAGAAGGGGAGGACTTGTGCATTGTTACTGTGTACTCGATAAGGTTAGGTTTGTTTTATGTGGGGCTTCATTAGTTGATGAATCATCATTTGTCTATGAGCATGAGAACTCGAAAAGATTTGTTCGCTCTTAGTGGGTCTTGCACGGTTTTGCTGAACTGAGCTAAAATTGATTTTATCGCTTTTAAGGCTTGAGTTTCTTTGATCCTTAGTCGATGTGGAACTAAATGCATTTACCAGTGTCTCGATTGGGGAATCAATGCCACTTGGGCTTCTACCTAGTGTGTCGTTTGATAAGTTATTATTTGACTTCATCGGTTTGAGCATGAGGGTTTGATAGGAATTGTTCATTCTGGGTGGATCCCGCAAAAGTTTATAGTAGATCCAAAAGACACTACGAGGATAGAAGTGAGTATTGTGCTTTATAAGTTCGTGGTTCTCCTATTAAACAAATGCGATATTAAACATACTTGTCACTACTACTTCTATCTTAGAGTCGGAGGAGGATAAAACCTGAAATAGCAGTGTAAGGAATTTGTTGACTTGCAATATATATCAATTCAAAGGTATTGATTGACCACTTTATATCTGCAAATTTAAGCTCACTGTAAAAGATAGAAATCAGCATATATACCCATTACTAATTAATCTCCCTCAGCTGGTTAAAACTTTAGTTTCctgtaaattttataattatatattagatTATAAAAACTTTAAGCTAAACTACCGATAATGATAATTAGTTATATACATGAAGGATCTTACTTTATGGAGGGACATCAATAGTTGAGCGCAGACTGAACCGAGAACGTTGTGGACGTTTTTGGACTCCCCATCACTCTAAAGAAAAGGAGAACAAACAAGCTTACTATTCAAGTGTAGAACCTTCGTGTCGACGGGTCCCACCACAGGTTCCCGTTCCCTTATCTCTTTTCCCCGACGATGGAGCCGCTTTCCATCGACAAAAGTCCTTTTTTCTTGTTTCTACCCGACTGGACTTACACCTGACACACTTGTTTCGTGATTGGAGGCCATGTGCTGCATCTTATGGGGTCCCTACCAACATAAGGTAGGTAACTACGAGGGGAGCGTCGTTCTTTTGGTCGTTGGACCTGTGCTTTGCTAGTCTTGAGCCGCCACCACTGCAATTCGGCCGCGTGTGCAACGCCAGGTCTGTCGTCGTCCTTCCACCACTCTCCTCCTTTCCTTCATTTGAAAGTGAAGCCATCGAATTCCATGCTCCCTTATCCCTTCCCCGGGTCCGGTGTCGATTCACTCCACAGAAAAGAGGAGGCAAAAGGTCGGCTTCCGGGTCTCTCTTTCTGCCTTCCATCATTAGCTCGTCAAGTCCCATCTCGTCGATGATACACGACTGTGATGTAGCTTACTGAGAGTAGAACAGAAGAGCAAGGGCTCATGTAAACGTTGAAGACTCAAGACAAGGATAACCGGAATGTAAGATCTCTTCTACTAGGTTAACAAGTATACAGAGTGGTAATGGAAGATGCGCTTAAAGCAAGTCTTCCAATTGTAGACTAGATTCTCCAAAGATAGAGTAAGATTGATCACCAGATGTTTTTTTGTCTCTCGCTACTGTAGCACCTGCAGACGTAAGGCTAGAAAAATCCTTGGTCGAGCAAGGTGAAGGGGAAGGCTACTGTTGATGATGCTGTCCCTGAACTCGTCCCGCTCAGTCCAAACTCAGGTTGGGAACTTGTTTGACGTGCAGAAAGATCAAAACCACCGACCTCAAGTGGTTTTGGTTCCGTACGTGACGGCTTAAGCATTGCTGAAACCTCATCGAAAGGCAGCAAAGTTGTTGTAGGGGAAGCGAATACCCGTCTCTTCTTCTCCGTAgatagctgctgctgctgtttggAGCGAACGAGTCTTTGCAGGAGAAGCTTGGGGTCCTCGGCCACTTTGACGAGGAAGGACATAAGTTGACGCGGCCTCCGTTCGGTGGCCTGCACTCGCTTGCTCATGGccttcacctcctcctcgagaCTTCTGTGTTGCTGCCGCAACTTCTCGAGCTCCTGCAGTAGCAGCCGCTCTTCCTCCCCATCCACGCCTCCCCTGCCCCTGCTACTGCT comes from Musa acuminata AAA Group cultivar baxijiao chromosome BXJ3-3, Cavendish_Baxijiao_AAA, whole genome shotgun sequence and encodes:
- the LOC135632349 gene encoding heat stress transcription factor C-1b-like, whose amino-acid sequence is MNRALFHKTPRRGLLLMSCCGLSGRERERERERERERERIRMEGKSRGCHDCQEQVAPFVEKTYQMVSDQRLDSLIRWGNQNNSFLVVDPNDFSQLLLPSFFKHRNFYTFIRQLNTYGFRKVDPDRWEFAHESFLRGQAHLLPSITRRRRKTQGVLHESSSRGRGGVDGEEERLLLQELEKLRQQHRSLEEEVKAMSKRVQATERRPRQLMSFLVKVAEDPKLLLQRLVRSKQQQQLSTEKKRRVFASPTTTLLPFDEVSAMLKPSRTEPKPLEVGGFDLSARQTSSQPEFGLSGTSSGTASSTVAFPFTLLDQGFF